A genomic stretch from Anopheles nili chromosome X, idAnoNiliSN_F5_01, whole genome shotgun sequence includes:
- the LOC128728632 gene encoding neutral amino acid uniporter 4-like: MAPKFREGDPSTPLLLDCNNNNNSNNGKTGNGSIVHLDDPDPVSSRKLDNPTTNLDTLMHMLNGNLGTGILAMPDAFKNAGLYVGFFGTLAMGVICTHCMHLLVRCSHVLCRRYGRSALSYAEVGYYALDSGPTWAQPLAGAFRTLINTFLVVMQLGLCCVYYLFVAVNLRELLAYADIHVSVLTVLGYLLGPLILLNMVRSLKLLTPTSLTASVLAIAGLAIAFLFLLQDLPHSTTVQPASTWSTLPLYFGTVMYAFEGIGVVLPLENNMANPRDFIAWNGVLNTGMTIVVCLYSAVGFYGYLKYGEQAQGSVTLNLPTDHLLAQLVRLLMAVAVMASYALQFYVPMTILTPPITRHCRHPRCAEYGLRLATVLLTFVLAAIIPNLGTFISLVGAVSTSTLALVFPPLIDLLTRWPQTDRPGRAWTLLKDALIIAFGACGFFFGTAKSLAVIFDAPPH, encoded by the exons ATGGCGCCCAAGTTCCGTGAAGGTGATCCGTCGACGCCTCTACTGCTCGActgcaacaataacaacaacagcaacaacggcaagaCCGGAAATGGTAGTATCGTGCACCTTGACGACCCTGATCCGGTCAGCTCCCGGAAGTTAGACAACCCAACCACGAACCTAGACACACTGATGCATATGCTGAATGGTAACCTCGGCACCGGTATCCTGGCGATGCCGGATGCGTTTAAGAATGCCGGCCTATATGTTGGCTTTTTCGGCACCCTAGCGATGGGCGTAATTTGCACGCACTGTATGCATCTGCTGGTGCGCTGTTCGCACGTACTGTGCCGTCGATATGGTAGGTCTGCGCTTTCATACGCCGAGGTTGGATACTACGCGCTTGATTCCGGTCCAACCTGGGCTCAACCACTGGCTGGTGCCTTCCGGACGCTCATCAACACCTTCCTCGTCGTGATGCAGCTTGGGCTGTGCTGTGTCTACTACCTCTTCGTAGCCGTCAACCTCCGCGAGTTGCTGGCGTACGCCGACATCCACGTGTCGGTGTTGACGGTACTCGGATATCTGCTTGGACCGCTCATCCTGCTCAACATGGTTCGGAGCCTGAAGCTGCTGACACCGACCTCACTGACTGCGTCGGTGTTGGCGATCGCAGGCCTTGCGATCGCGTTCCTCTTCCTGCTGCAGGATCTGCCGCATAGTACGACGGTTCAGCCAGCCTCTACATGGTCAACGCTGCCACTCTACTTCGGTACCGTGATGTACGCATTCGAGGGTATCGGCGTTGTGCTACCACTGGAGAACAATATGGCGAACCCGCGGGACTTTATCGCCTGGAATGGTGTGCTCAACACCGGCATGACGATCGTCGTTTGTCTCTACTCCGCTGTCGGTTTCTACGGCTACCTGAAGTACGGTGAACAGGCACAGGGTAGTGTCACGCTCAACCTTCCCACCGATCATCT ACTCGCCCAACTCGTACGACTCCTGATGGCCGTAGCCGTGATGGCTTCTTACGCGCTACAGTTCTACGTCCCGATGACCATCCTGACACCACCCATCACCCGCCACTGCCGGCATCCCCGATGCGCCGAGTACGGGCTCCGTCTCGCCACCGTCCTGCTGACGTTCGTGCTAGCCGCCATCATCCCGAATCTCGGCACCTTCATCTCACTGGTCGGTGCCGTCTCGACGTCAACGTTGGCGCTCGTTTTCCCACCACTGATCGATCTGCTCACCCGCTGGCCACAAACCGATCGGCCAGGGCGTGCCTGGACCCTGCTAAAGGACGCCCTCATCATCGCATTCGGTGCGTGTGGGTTCTTCTTCGGCACCGCGAAGAGTCTCGCGGTCATCTTCGATGCGCCACCACACTAA